Proteins from one Streptomyces sp. NBC_00390 genomic window:
- a CDS encoding NUDIX hydrolase, translating into MTSSDYTAYIASLPRILAGAAAVFRDAEGRVLLVEPNYRKGWALPGGTIESDRGETPRQAARRETLEEIGLDLELGALLAVDWVPGEARPPIAAYIYDGGVLTQAQFDAITLQEDELLSWRLVAREDMSAYLLGSLCSRVLAALDALADGSGAVELENGLPPA; encoded by the coding sequence GTGACTTCGTCCGACTACACCGCGTACATCGCCTCCCTCCCCCGCATCCTCGCCGGGGCCGCCGCCGTGTTCCGCGATGCCGAGGGGCGTGTACTGCTCGTCGAGCCCAACTACCGCAAGGGCTGGGCGCTGCCCGGTGGCACGATCGAGTCGGACCGGGGCGAGACTCCGCGGCAGGCGGCCCGCCGCGAGACCCTCGAGGAGATCGGTCTCGATCTCGAGCTGGGTGCCCTGCTGGCGGTCGACTGGGTGCCGGGCGAGGCCCGGCCGCCCATCGCCGCGTACATCTATGACGGCGGCGTGCTGACTCAGGCTCAGTTCGATGCGATCACACTGCAGGAGGACGAGCTGCTGTCGTGGCGGCTGGTGGCGCGTGAGGACATGTCCGCGTATCTGCTCGGCTCTCTCTGCAGCCGGGTCCTGGCGGCCCTCGACGCTCTCGCCGACGGGTCCGGAGCGGTCGAGCTGGAGAACGGCCTCCCGCCCGCCTGA
- a CDS encoding SIR2 family NAD-dependent protein deacylase, whose protein sequence is MTLVAFLSGAGISTDSGIPDYRGPNGLWRRDPEAEKLVTYDYYMADPEIRRRSWRMRRDSATWRAEPNAAHHAVAELDRQPGVAVRVITQNVDGLHQLAGLPSRKVIELHGTARTVTCTRCHVRSPMAEALARVEAGEEDPPCAQCGGILKSATVMFGERLDPEVLGQAMAITKACEVFLAVGTTLQVQPAASLAGIAAEHGARLIVVNAEPTPYDELAEEVVREPIGTALPSLLKRLTDATR, encoded by the coding sequence ATGACTCTCGTCGCCTTCCTCAGCGGCGCCGGTATCTCCACCGACTCCGGCATCCCCGACTACCGCGGGCCGAACGGCCTGTGGCGGCGCGACCCGGAGGCCGAGAAGCTGGTCACGTACGACTACTACATGGCCGACCCGGAGATCCGCCGCCGCTCCTGGCGTATGCGGCGCGACAGCGCGACCTGGCGTGCCGAGCCCAATGCCGCGCACCACGCGGTCGCCGAGCTCGACCGGCAGCCCGGCGTCGCGGTCCGGGTGATCACCCAGAACGTCGACGGTCTGCACCAGCTGGCCGGCCTGCCGAGCCGCAAGGTGATCGAACTGCACGGCACCGCACGAACGGTGACGTGCACGCGCTGCCATGTCCGCTCCCCGATGGCCGAGGCCCTGGCCCGGGTGGAGGCGGGCGAGGAGGATCCGCCGTGCGCGCAGTGCGGCGGAATCCTGAAGTCGGCGACGGTGATGTTCGGTGAGCGTCTCGACCCGGAGGTGCTCGGCCAGGCTATGGCGATCACCAAGGCCTGCGAGGTGTTCCTCGCCGTCGGTACCACGCTTCAGGTGCAGCCCGCGGCCTCGCTGGCCGGTATCGCCGCCGAGCACGGCGCACGGCTGATCGTGGTGAACGCCGAGCCGACGCCGTACGACGAGCTGGCCGAGGAGGTCGTGCGCGAACCGATCGGCACGGCGCTGCCCTCGCTGCTGAAGCGCCTCACCGACGCCACGCGCTAG
- a CDS encoding glycine-rich domain-containing protein: MNGNSQTRPARRKALLAAMAVAALASQLLITAPAAQATGRDATPAAKDKNKNNGVVLHGLQAFSEDGTFTPPKGVKSVFAQAWGPGGGGGGGAGGSAVAPIVGGRGAGGGGGGFVWCVIDIDPKHPKVTVDLGEGGEGGSGGPVGTDGTMGDDGTATTVTSYNDKEVLRAEGGEGGGGGFSTGAPGVPGAGGTGGECIRGGAVSRPGEDGNGFGGGVADGIITPAFGHAVGGDSGLGGPPGAPGQPGEDGGEGYLVFFW; the protein is encoded by the coding sequence ATGAACGGGAACAGCCAGACCCGACCCGCCCGTCGCAAGGCTCTGCTCGCCGCCATGGCGGTAGCAGCCCTGGCGAGTCAGCTGCTCATCACGGCACCTGCCGCGCAGGCCACCGGCCGGGACGCCACGCCTGCCGCGAAGGACAAGAACAAGAACAACGGGGTGGTCCTGCACGGACTGCAGGCATTCTCCGAGGACGGGACGTTCACGCCTCCCAAGGGCGTCAAGTCCGTGTTCGCCCAGGCGTGGGGGCCCGGTGGCGGCGGTGGCGGTGGCGCCGGCGGCAGCGCCGTCGCCCCCATCGTCGGTGGCCGCGGTGCCGGCGGCGGTGGCGGCGGCTTCGTCTGGTGCGTCATCGACATCGACCCCAAGCACCCCAAGGTCACGGTGGACCTGGGCGAGGGCGGCGAGGGCGGTTCAGGCGGTCCCGTGGGCACCGACGGGACCATGGGCGACGACGGCACCGCGACGACGGTGACCTCGTACAACGACAAGGAAGTACTCAGGGCTGAAGGGGGCGAGGGCGGCGGCGGCGGCTTCTCCACCGGTGCTCCCGGTGTCCCCGGAGCCGGGGGTACCGGCGGCGAGTGCATCAGGGGTGGCGCTGTGAGCCGGCCCGGCGAGGACGGCAACGGCTTCGGCGGCGGCGTCGCCGACGGCATCATCACCCCCGCCTTCGGCCACGCGGTGGGTGGCGACAGCGGCCTGGGTGGCCCTCCCGGTGCTCCCGGCCAGCCTGGGGAGGACGGCGGCGAGGGGTACCTCGTCTTCTTCTGGTAG
- a CDS encoding methylated-DNA--[protein]-cysteine S-methyltransferase produces MTRQHAVVDSPYGPLTLVATDGVLSGLYMTEQRHRPDEETFGGHDETPFGEAIRQLEAYFARELKEFDLPMRLEGTPFQRRVWDQLRRIPYGETRTYGELAGALDSPGASRAVGLANGKNPIGIIVPCHRVIGSNGSLVGYGGGLDRKQSLLAFERGTPDDGLF; encoded by the coding sequence ATGACCAGGCAGCACGCCGTTGTCGACAGCCCCTACGGCCCTCTCACCCTCGTCGCCACCGACGGAGTACTCAGCGGGCTCTACATGACCGAGCAGCGGCACCGGCCGGACGAGGAGACCTTCGGCGGCCACGACGAGACGCCCTTCGGCGAGGCGATCCGCCAGCTGGAGGCCTATTTCGCCCGCGAACTCAAGGAGTTCGACCTGCCGATGCGCCTGGAGGGCACGCCCTTCCAGCGCCGCGTCTGGGACCAGCTGCGCCGGATCCCCTACGGCGAGACCCGCACCTACGGCGAACTGGCAGGCGCCCTCGACAGCCCCGGTGCCTCTCGCGCGGTGGGCCTCGCCAACGGCAAGAACCCGATCGGGATCATCGTTCCGTGCCATCGGGTCATCGGCTCGAACGGCAGCCTGGTCGGCTACGGCGGCGGCCTCGACCGCAAGCAGAGCCTCCTCGCCTTCGAACGCGGCACCCCGGACGACGGGCTCTTCTGA
- a CDS encoding AlkA N-terminal domain-containing protein — MHTDTERCVRAVRSKDARFDGWFFTAVLTTRIYCRPSCPAVPPKAENMTFYPSAAACQQAGFRACKRCRPDTSPGSPEWNARADTVARAMRLIADGVVDREGVPGLAARLGYSTRQIERQLLAELGAGPLALARSQRAQTARVLIETTALPMAEIAFAAGFSSIRTFNDTVREVFALAPGELRTRAARARTAVPQTSGVIALRLPYRAPLNPGNLFGHLAATGVPGVEEWRDGAYRRTLTLPYGHGIVALTPHPDHIACRLSLTDPRDLTIAISRCRRLLDLDADPVAVDEQLRTDPELAPLVDKAPGRRVPRTVDAAEFAVRAVLGQQVSTAAARTHAGRLVTAHGVPVDDPEGGLTHLFPTSEALAALDPEDLALPRSRRTTLTTLVAALADGTLALDPGSDWDRARAQLAALPGFGPWTVEVIAMRALGDPDSFLPTDLGMRRAAAELGMPSTPAALTARAAAWRPWRAYAVQYLWATDDHPINRLPS; from the coding sequence ATGCACACCGACACCGAGCGCTGCGTACGTGCCGTCCGGTCGAAGGACGCCCGCTTCGACGGCTGGTTCTTCACCGCCGTACTGACCACGCGGATCTACTGCCGCCCCAGCTGCCCGGCCGTGCCGCCGAAGGCCGAGAACATGACCTTCTATCCGAGCGCCGCCGCGTGCCAGCAGGCCGGATTCCGGGCCTGCAAACGCTGCCGCCCCGACACCAGCCCCGGCTCCCCGGAGTGGAACGCCCGCGCCGACACCGTCGCCCGCGCCATGCGGCTGATCGCCGACGGCGTCGTCGACCGCGAAGGAGTGCCGGGCCTTGCCGCCCGCCTCGGCTACTCCACCCGCCAGATCGAGCGTCAGCTGCTGGCCGAACTGGGCGCCGGCCCGCTCGCCCTGGCCCGCTCCCAGCGCGCCCAGACCGCGCGCGTGCTGATCGAGACCACCGCGCTCCCCATGGCCGAGATCGCCTTCGCGGCCGGTTTCTCCTCCATCCGCACCTTCAACGACACCGTCCGCGAGGTCTTCGCACTCGCCCCGGGCGAGCTGCGCACCCGGGCCGCCCGCGCCCGCACGGCTGTGCCGCAGACCTCCGGAGTGATCGCCCTGCGGCTGCCTTACCGGGCACCGCTCAACCCCGGCAACCTCTTCGGTCATCTGGCCGCGACCGGCGTCCCCGGCGTCGAGGAGTGGCGGGACGGCGCGTACCGGCGCACTCTCACCCTCCCGTACGGGCACGGCATCGTCGCCCTCACCCCGCACCCTGACCACATCGCCTGCCGCCTCTCGCTGACCGACCCGCGCGACCTCACCATCGCCATCAGCCGATGCCGCCGGCTGCTCGATCTGGACGCGGACCCGGTCGCCGTCGACGAGCAGCTGCGCACCGACCCGGAACTGGCTCCCCTCGTCGACAAGGCCCCCGGCCGACGGGTTCCGCGCACGGTCGACGCCGCCGAGTTCGCCGTACGGGCCGTGCTCGGCCAGCAGGTCTCGACGGCCGCCGCCCGCACGCATGCAGGCCGCCTGGTCACCGCGCACGGAGTGCCGGTCGACGACCCCGAGGGCGGCCTCACCCACCTCTTCCCGACGTCCGAGGCTCTCGCAGCGCTCGATCCCGAGGACCTCGCGCTGCCCCGCAGCCGCCGCACCACCCTCACCACGCTGGTCGCGGCACTCGCCGACGGCACTCTCGCGCTCGATCCCGGCAGCGACTGGGACCGGGCACGGGCCCAGCTGGCCGCGCTGCCGGGATTCGGCCCCTGGACGGTCGAGGTGATCGCGATGCGCGCGCTCGGCGACCCCGACTCCTTCCTGCCCACCGACCTCGGCATGCGGCGAGCGGCGGCCGAGCTCGGTATGCCGTCCACCCCGGCCGCCCTCACCGCACGCGCCGCGGCCTGGCGGCCCTGGCGTGCCTACGCCGTCCAGTATCTGTGGGCGACCGACGACCACCCGATCAACCGCCTCCCCTCATAA